A single region of the Sphingobium sp. TKS genome encodes:
- a CDS encoding efflux RND transporter periplasmic adaptor subunit yields the protein MKISLPQSRRVWMLLAVLVPLALLLFWVAIRSGPLAAVKVTVAQVDERAITPALFGIGTVEARYIHKIGPTAPGRVARIAVDVGDRVEAGQLLALIDPIDLDQRIVAASGSAGRSAALEQAATSQVADASARLALARSEAARGEELFRGGWLTRAALDQRRQSLAAAEAGLAAAQANRAAATQDRGRTGAERAALQEQKTNLRLVAPKAGLVVRRLAEPGTTVVAGQAVVEIVDPAHLWINARFDQTRAGGLAAGLPARIVLRSRIDAPLRGAVLRVEPVADAVTEEVLAKVAFNGHTAHPPIGELAEVTISLPSRQRTLALPNAAVHRTGGRVGVWAMRDGDLEFVPVRLGVEDADGWVQVLEGLAKGDRVVVHSARPLTSSSRISVVEKLP from the coding sequence ATGAAGATATCCTTGCCACAAAGCCGAAGGGTTTGGATGCTGCTGGCCGTGCTTGTGCCGCTGGCGCTTCTGCTCTTCTGGGTGGCAATCCGTTCTGGTCCGCTGGCCGCGGTCAAGGTCACTGTCGCTCAGGTGGATGAGCGCGCGATAACGCCGGCCTTGTTCGGAATTGGCACGGTTGAGGCGCGCTACATCCATAAGATCGGACCAACCGCGCCGGGGCGAGTCGCGCGCATTGCGGTCGATGTCGGGGACCGGGTGGAAGCCGGGCAGTTGCTTGCCCTGATCGATCCCATCGATCTGGACCAGCGCATCGTCGCGGCATCGGGCAGTGCCGGCCGTTCAGCGGCACTCGAGCAGGCGGCAACCTCGCAAGTGGCGGATGCCAGCGCGCGGCTTGCCCTGGCACGAAGCGAGGCGGCGCGCGGCGAGGAGCTGTTCCGGGGCGGATGGCTGACCCGTGCGGCCCTCGATCAACGGCGGCAGTCCCTGGCAGCAGCCGAAGCCGGTCTCGCCGCCGCGCAGGCGAACCGGGCCGCAGCCACGCAGGATCGCGGGCGCACCGGGGCGGAACGCGCGGCGTTGCAGGAGCAGAAGACCAATTTGCGCCTGGTCGCGCCCAAGGCCGGGCTGGTCGTCCGCCGCCTGGCCGAACCGGGGACGACCGTAGTGGCAGGGCAAGCCGTTGTCGAAATAGTCGATCCGGCGCATTTGTGGATCAACGCACGGTTCGACCAGACTCGCGCGGGCGGCCTTGCCGCAGGCTTGCCGGCGCGCATCGTGCTGCGCTCGAGGATCGACGCGCCCCTGCGCGGCGCTGTCCTGCGGGTCGAACCTGTCGCCGATGCCGTGACCGAGGAGGTGCTGGCGAAGGTGGCATTCAACGGCCACACGGCGCACCCACCCATTGGCGAACTGGCCGAAGTGACGATCAGCCTTCCGTCGCGACAACGCACGCTCGCGTTACCGAACGCCGCTGTGCATCGAACAGGGGGCAGAGTCGGCGTCTGGGCCATGCGTGACGGCGATCTGGAATTCGTGCCTGTGCGCCTTGGCGTGGAAGATGCAGATGGCTGGGTGCAGGTGCTGGAAGGGCTGGCGAAGGGCGACCGCGTAGTCGTCCACAGTGCCCGGCCTCTGACAAGCTCGAGCCGGATTTCCGTGGTCGAAAAGCTGCCGTGA
- a CDS encoding ABC transporter permease, with the protein MISLAGRDILHGWGKFVLTGFGLGLLIGVTLSMAGVYRGMIDDAQALLDNSGADLWVVQKETLGPYAEPSSLNEDTERPIRAMAGVDRAAGVTYLTMQIAHRGKDVRVMVVGAEVGQPGEPGQPPHLLAGRRIVRGHYEAVADVKTGFAIGDQVKVRRNTYRIVGLTSRMVSSGGDPMLFLSLKDAQEAQFQKDSDAIVRQRARTAASPVLNPPGNPAVSEAVNAAQASSNNVNAVLVTVAAGADAEGVAAAIRRWQRVTVYTRAQMEEILVDKMIATSARQIGMFLVILAIVSAAIVAFIIYTMTIGKIREIAVLKLIGTRNRTIAGMILQQALGLGLIGFAVGKIAATFWAPFFPKYVLLLPSDAVRGFFAIMAICAFASLLAIRAALKVDPAEAIGG; encoded by the coding sequence ATGATCAGTCTGGCCGGACGCGACATTCTGCATGGCTGGGGCAAGTTCGTGCTCACTGGTTTCGGGCTAGGTCTGCTGATCGGCGTCACCCTGTCCATGGCGGGCGTCTATCGCGGGATGATCGATGATGCTCAGGCGCTGCTCGACAACAGCGGCGCGGATCTATGGGTGGTCCAGAAGGAAACGCTTGGCCCCTATGCCGAACCGTCGAGCCTGAACGAGGATACCGAGCGCCCGATCCGGGCGATGGCCGGCGTCGACCGCGCGGCCGGCGTTACCTATCTCACCATGCAGATCGCGCACCGGGGCAAGGATGTGCGGGTCATGGTGGTGGGGGCGGAAGTTGGCCAGCCGGGCGAGCCGGGCCAGCCGCCGCACCTCCTTGCCGGGCGCCGGATCGTGCGGGGACATTACGAGGCAGTGGCTGACGTGAAGACGGGCTTCGCCATCGGTGACCAGGTGAAGGTCCGGCGCAACACCTATCGCATTGTCGGCCTGACCAGTCGGATGGTCTCGTCCGGTGGAGATCCGATGCTGTTTCTCTCGCTCAAGGATGCGCAGGAGGCTCAGTTCCAGAAGGACAGCGATGCCATCGTCCGCCAGCGCGCGCGCACGGCTGCAAGTCCGGTGCTGAACCCGCCGGGCAATCCGGCCGTGAGCGAAGCGGTGAATGCCGCACAGGCCAGTAGCAACAATGTCAACGCCGTGCTGGTGACCGTCGCGGCCGGTGCCGATGCCGAAGGCGTCGCCGCCGCGATCCGGCGGTGGCAACGGGTGACCGTTTATACCCGCGCGCAGATGGAAGAGATCCTGGTCGACAAGATGATCGCCACTTCGGCGCGGCAGATCGGAATGTTCCTGGTGATCCTCGCCATAGTCAGCGCCGCCATCGTCGCCTTCATCATCTATACCATGACCATCGGCAAAATCCGCGAGATTGCCGTGCTCAAGCTGATCGGCACGCGCAACCGCACTATTGCAGGCATGATCCTGCAACAGGCGCTGGGGCTGGGCCTCATCGGTTTTGCCGTCGGCAAGATCGCCGCGACTTTCTGGGCACCGTTCTTCCCCAAATACGTGCTGCTGCTGCCGTCCGATGCCGTCCGGGGATTTTTCGCGATCATGGCGATCTGCGCGTTCGCCAGTCTGCTTGCCATCCGTGCGGCACTGAAGGTCGATCCTGCGGAGGCGATCGGTGGCTGA
- a CDS encoding TetR/AcrR family transcriptional regulator yields the protein MEAVIELAADNDPATITTGQIASAMGVSQGALFRHFPNKTAIWTAVLEWTRAELDCRFDALDAGRPLARLEAILAAHVDFVIASPGVPRILFGELQRAGETPTKAIARDLMAGYRARVARELCAARDAGEIVEGTDIEAATVMFLAMAQGMVMQALAADDFSVMPTLSRRLLGLFRQGLGAAS from the coding sequence GTGGAAGCCGTCATTGAACTCGCGGCGGACAATGATCCGGCCACGATCACGACCGGCCAGATTGCATCGGCCATGGGCGTATCGCAGGGAGCACTGTTCCGTCATTTTCCGAACAAGACAGCAATCTGGACAGCCGTGCTCGAATGGACCCGGGCCGAATTGGACTGCCGGTTCGATGCGCTCGATGCCGGCCGACCTCTGGCCCGATTGGAGGCGATATTGGCCGCGCATGTTGATTTCGTGATCGCCAGTCCCGGCGTCCCGCGTATCCTGTTCGGCGAACTTCAGCGCGCTGGCGAGACGCCCACCAAGGCCATCGCCCGCGACCTGATGGCCGGATACCGCGCCAGAGTGGCGCGCGAACTTTGCGCCGCGCGCGATGCTGGTGAGATTGTTGAAGGCACCGATATCGAGGCGGCGACCGTGATGTTCCTTGCCATGGCCCAGGGCATGGTCATGCAGGCACTTGCCGCAGATGATTTTTCGGTCATGCCCACACTTTCGCGCCGCCTGTTGGGTCTTTTCCGACAAGGTTTGGGAGCCGCCTCATGA